Part of the Ignatzschineria larvae DSM 13226 genome, GGCTCATACCCTAAATTGGGGGCGAGCCATTTTTCTGCTTCTTTGAGATCCCAACCTTTGCGGTTTGCGTAGTCTTTGACTTGATCTCGACCGATTTTGCCAACGCCGAAATAGCCGGCTTCAGGGTGGGCAAAATACCAACCTGAAACGGCGGCCTGTGGATACATTGCAAAGCTATCGGTTATTTCAAGGCCGATCCGTTCCGTAGGGGTTAGTAGCTCCCATAAGGTGGCTTTTTCAGTATGTTCAGGACAAGCAGGATAACCGGGTGCCGGACGAATCCCACGGTACTCTTCACGAATCAAAGCATCATTATCAAGGGTTTCATCAGCGGCATAACCCCAATATTCTCGGCGCACTTTTTTATGCAGATATTCCGCTAAACTCTCAGCAAAACGGTCGGCAAGCGCTTTAAGCATAATGGCACTATAATCATCGTGTTCTGCTTCAAAGGCTTCGATATAGGGTTCAATCCCAATGCCGGCAGTACACGCAAAGGCACCGATATAATCTTCCTCGCCAACAAAATCCGCAAGAGAGCGATTCGGCATACCATTTGGGCGCTCTGTCTGCTGGCGAAGATGATGTAAGCACGCTAGCTCTTCCGTTCTGCTTTCATCTGTAAATAGAATAGTGCTTTCACCGGCATTTTGCGCAGGGAATAGCCCAATCACCGCTTTTGCAGTTAACCAATTGCCCTCTAAAATTTGAGTGAGCATCTTCTGCGCATCGTGATAGACCTTAGTTGCCTCCTCACCGATCACCTCATCTTGCAAGAGATCGGGGAATTTCCCCCGTAATTGCCATGAGGCAAAAAAGGGTGTCCAATCGATTGTATCCACTAATTCAGAGAGCGGTACTTCAAATTCAAAAATCCCCAACTGTTTTGGCTTCACAATGGCATCAAAAGTGAGTGTTAATTTATTCTCAACTGCCTGATTAAAAGGAATTAACTTAATATCGCGCTGCCGCTCTAAATATGCTTTTCGGCGCTTTTCATAATCCGCTTTAACATTCCGTTTAAATTCATCCCGTAATTCTGGGCTAATTAACGACTGTGCAACCCCCACAGAGCGAGAAGCATCGCGGACATGTATCACTGTATGGCTATATTGTGGGGCAATGCGTACCGCCGTATGGGCAAGTGAAGTAGTTGCACCGCCAATCATCACCGGGATATCAAGCCCTAAGCGTTCCATCTCTTTCGCAAACCCCACCATCTCTTCTAGTGATGGTGTGATTAAACCGGAAAGCCCGATAACATCCACTTTCTCTGCCAAAGCTTTTTCGATAATCGCCGGCGTTGGCACCATAACGCCCATATCGATCACTTCAAAGTTATTACACTGCAACACAACGCCCACGATATTTTTACCGATATCATGCACATCGCCTTTGACCGTTGCCATCAGAATTTTGCCATTTGATTGACTCGTATCGCCAAATTTTTTCTTCTCTTCCTCGATAAAAGGAATCAAGTAAGCCACTGCTCGCTTCATAACGCGCGCCGATTTTACCACTTGTGGCAAGAACATCTTACCATCGCCAAATAGATCGCCGACAACGTTCATACCGGTCATTAAAGGCCCTTCGATTACCTCAATCGGTCGGGCAAAACTCTGCCGTGCTAATTCAGTATCTTCCTCAATATAACTATCAATACCATTCACTAAGGCGTGAGTTAAACGCTCTCCAACCGGTAATTCCCGCCACGCAAGATTCTCCTCTTTACGCTCTGCCCCCTCACCTTGATATTTTTGTGCAAGCTCTAATAATCGCTCACTCGCTTCAGGATTGCGATCAAATAAGACATCTTCAATACCATCCCGTAATTCTTGTGGGATATCCTCATAGAGCGCTAATTGTCCGGCGTTGACGATGCCCATTGAAAGGCCTCGTGCAATAGCGTGATAGAGAAAGACCGCGTGAATGGCTTCCCGTACAAAGTTATTCCCACGGAAAGAGAAAGAGACATTGGAAATGCCACCTGAAATATGCACATAAGGGAGATTTTCCCGAATCCATTTTGTGGCTTCTAAGAAATCTAAACCATAACGATTATGCTCAGGAATCCCCGTTGCTACGGCAAATACATTCGGGTCAAAGATAATATCTTCCGCCGGGAAACCTACTTCATTCACAAGAATATGGTACGCTTTTGAGCAGATCTCTACGCGCCGTTCATAATTATCCGCTTGTCCATCCTCATCAAATGCCATTACAACAATAGCGGCTCCATATTTTTTGGCTAATTTCGCTTGGGCAATAAAAGGTTCAAGTCCCTCTTTCATCGAAATAGAGTTGACGATCCCTTTCCCTTGAATACATTTGAGCCCCACTTCTAAAATCTCCCATTTAGAAGAATCCACCATAATAGGCACTTTTGAGATATCCGGCTCAGAGGCAATCAGATTTAAGAAAGTGACCATCTCCGCTTTAGAATCAAGCATGCCCTCATCCATATTGATATCGATGATTTGCGCGCCATTCTCCACTTGATCCCGAGCAACTTCTAAAGCTTCGGTATAATTTTTCTCTTTAATCAATCGTTTAAAGCGAAGAGAGCCGGTAATATTGGTTCGCTCTCCCACATTGGCAAAGAGCGATTGCCCAATCGTGAGATTACAAGCCTCTAATCCCGATAAACGTAATGATTTGGGTTTCTCTTCCGGCACTCTAGGGGCGATACCGGCGACTTTTGCTGCGATTTGGGCAATATGCTCCGGCGTGGTACCACAGCAACCGCCGACAATATTTAAAAATCCCGATTTTGCCCACTCGGCCATTTCAGCCGCCATCTCCGCAGGCCCAAGATCATATTCGCCAAAGGCATTCGGTAAGCCGGCATTAGCATGCGCCGAGAGATAAAATTCTGATATCCGCGATAATTCAGCCACATAGTTCCGTAGCATATCAGGGCCTAGCGCACAGTTCAGCCCTATTGAAAATGGCCGAATATGACGTAGCGCATTGTAGAATGCTTCTGTCGTTTGACCGGAAAGTGTTCTGCCTGAAGCATCCGTAATCGTCCCGGAAATCATCACCGGCAGACGAATATTACGGGTTTCAAAGATCGTTTCTATCGCAAAGAGCGCGGCTTTAGCATTGAGCGTATCGAAGATCGTTTCCACCATCAAAATATCAGAACCACCATCCATTAAGCCGGCAAGTGCTTCAAGATAACCCTCTACTAATGCGTCAAAACTAGTATTACGAAACCCAGGATCATTAACATCAGGCGAGATCGAAGCTGTTTTACTCGTTGGGCCTAAAACCCCGACCACAAATCGAGGTTTCTCCGGCGTTGAATATTCGGCGCAAGCCTCTTTGGCCAATTGCGCGCCAGCAAAATTGAGCTCATAGGCCAGCGCTTCCATCCCATAATCGGCCATCGACATTCGGGTAGCATTAAAAGTATTCGTTTCTAATAGATCAGCGCCGGCTTCGAGATACGCGCGATGGATATTGCGAATAATATCGGGCTGGGTAATAGAGAGCAGATCGTTATTACCTTTGAGATCTTGTGGCCAATCGGCAAATCGTTCCCCACGGAAATCGGCCTCTTCTAAACGGTGCTTCTGGATCATTGTTCCCATTGCACCATCTAAAATTAAAATCCGTTGGGTGACTAAAGATCTCAATTGTGCTGCTACATCCATTACTGCTCCTCGCGTTATCTTCTGCGTTATTTATTTTATTTTAGGATTCACAATTCTATCACTTCACAAAGAGAACGATATGGATCGCCAAAATAGGCGCTATTTGATCGATTAAAATCCGTCCTATGTCTCTCTATCAAGTAAAAACCGTACTGTTTCATATCATTATGCAAGCCGATTGGAATGTCTATCATTTTTTATCAAAAAATAGAAAGCGCCCTTATACAAAAACGCTACTAAGATCATTCTCGGTAGCGTTTAGGATTCATCATTTAATGGTTGGAGCTTGGCCTCAAAGCCATTTATCATTAAGGAATTTTGATATCAGGAATCGCCGGTTTAACAGCTTTATTATCGATAATTAAGGTTGGCTGTAAAGAGGGATTAGATGGGTAACCAGAGCCACCCCACTTCATCACTACTTGCCCTTTACCGGTGCTATAAACAGATAGATCTGACCAACCATTCGAGGTTTGCTCTAATACATAGATCGGTGCGCTTGCAACCGTTGAAGAGGAGGCTAACTTATAATCACCACTCGGTAAGCCTTCATACACTAACATTGTGCAACCGCCTGAACCACACCATTCAGCACCTTCAAGGAGAACAATACTATCTTGAATACCATCATTATTCAGATCCGCATACGCGACTTTATAATCTGTATTGCTATCTTTAGTATAGTTGTGGATTGCTTTTTGTAATTGTGGCGTTGCTTCTAATTTTTCCGGCACTAATGCGGTGGTCGTTTGACAGCCTGCAAGGAATAATCCCGCGAGTGCTACCCCTAATAACTGTTTTTTCATTATGTTACTCCTTATTTGAATTGTGACAAATATGAATGTTTAGCGTCTTGCCATTCAGATTGAATCGTCTGAAAACTACTCTCCTGATAACTTTTGCTTCTCAATTCTGACGATACAATCTTCAAAATTGAGCTTGAACCATTACTTATTTACAACGGATACAATAACGAGTCTTACTACTAATAATGGGGGCTTTTCACTATTTTTCAACTTTTACAAGCCTCATAGAGAGCTCCTTATACAAAAGTCATTGATCCATAATCGCTATCAATTACTCCCCACTCATCTTTACTATATCATTCAAAAACAGATAGAGGGTCAATAATATTTACAATAAAAAATTTGCATTCCCTATCTCTCTTCCTCTATATTGATCAAAGTCTGATATTAATAGAACAACGCAGTTAATATCATATCTTATCAAGAGCGGTGGAGGGAAAGGCCCTATGATGCCCGGCAACCTGATGAAAATTAAGGTGCTAATTCCTTCAGTGGTTGAGCTTTCACGAGTTCCCACTGAAAGATAAGTTGAGTTACTAAGCCAACACTTGATGAGAAAAGAGTGCTGGCTTTTTTTGTGCCAGTAACCCCATAAAAACAGATCGATACTTGATCAACAATAACAACGATAAAAATTAAGAGGTTAGCAATGAGCGCACAATATGTAGAACTTTTAAACCAAAATTTGGCAGAATTACCCAAAGATGTGAATGTCTCTTTTGAATTTTTCCCACCGAATAGTGAACAGATGGTCACCACTTTATGGAACTCCATCGAACGCCTTAAAGTCCTTAAACCACAATTTGTATCAGTGACTTACGGTGCTAATGCCTCCACTCGGGATCGTACTCATAAAGTGATTCAAGATATTGTGACCCAAACGGATCTCACAGCAGTGCCGCATCTCACCTGTATTGATACATCAAAAGAGGAACTCAATGAGATTGCCGATAACTATTGGGACTTGGGGATTCGGCAAATTTTAGCGCTTCGTGGCGATCTACCGAAAGGTGCGGATAATCCCGGCATTTATGCAGATCACCTTGTTTCACTGCTCAAAAAACGTCACGACTTTGATATCTCGGTCGCAGCGTACCCTGAAGTGCATCCTGATGCTAAAAATGCGCAAGCGGACCTTCTACACCTAAAACGCAAAATTGATGCCGGCGCCAATCTCGCTATTAGTCAGTTTTTCTTTGATATTGATGCCTTTTTACGCTTCCGGGATCGTTGTGTCGCTGTCGGCATTGAAGCAGAAATTGTTCCGGGCATTTTACCGGTATCGAACTATGAATCCTTAGTGAAATTCGCAGGTCCTTTAAATGTCAAAATCCCGTCGTGGCTTCATAAACGCTATGAGGGATTAGAGCAAGATCCTGAAACCCGCAACTTAGTAGGCGCAAGTATCGCTATCGATATGGTTCGAGTCTTACGTAATGAGGGCATTAAAGATTTCCATTTCTATACCCTAAACCGATCAGAGCTCACTTATGCCATTTGCCATACGCTCGGCTTAAGACCGCAAGCCTAAAAACAGATTACATACTTGCCGGCGCAGATAGAATGGTCATAAAACCAGACAAATTCCGCGCCCGCAGATGAGCGATTACAGCGCCTTGACCTATTTAAAAGGATCCGGAATCGTAGAGGGCACCAAGATATGGCGGCCCACATTATTCACATCTGTTTCACCACAAAAGGCCATACTGACATCCAATTCATTGCGCATAAGTTCTAATGCTTTCGTCACGCCTTCTTGCCCCATAGCGCCTAAGCCGTAGAGATACGCACGGCCAATCATCCCACCTTTTGCCCCTAAGGCCACCGCTTTGAGCAAGTCTTGACCTGAACGAATACCGCTATCGATAAAGACCTCTGTCGATGTACCTTTAAGCGCTTCCACAATAGAAGGCAATACAGCAATAGATGAGAGCGCGCCATCGAGCTGACGGCCACCGTGATTACTGACAACAATCGCATCAGCGCCGACACTATTGGCTAATTTGGCATCTTCTGCATCTAAAATCCCTTTAAGGATAATTTTCCCGCCCCACGCTTCTTTGATCCAAGCAATATCATCCCAATTAAGAGACGGGTCAAATTGTTGAGATGTCCACGAAGAGAGCGAGCTTGGATCATCAATACCATCTACATAACCCACGATATTGCCAAACTGCCGGCGTTTTGTTTTAAGCATACTCCAGCACCAACGCTGTTTGGTGAGTAGATTAATCCAGTTACGCAAAGTGGGCTTCGGCGGAACTGAGAGACCATTTTTAATATCTTTATGGCGCTGACCAATCATCTGTAGATCAAGGGTAATCACTAATGCATCACAGCCTGCTTCTTTAGCGCGTTCAATGAGGCTACGCATAAATTTACGATCCCGCATCACATAGAGCTGAAACCAGAAAGGTTTATTCACTTCTCGCTTAATATCTTCTAGAGAAGCAATACTCATAGTTGATAAAGTATAGCGAATGCCAAATTCCGCCGCCGCACGCGCTGCTAAAATCTCTCCATCAGGGTGCACCATTCCCACTAAACCGGTGGGCGCAATGGATAATGGCATCGACATCTCAATGCCGAGCATTTCTCGTTTCAGGTTACGATTTTCCATATTGCGTGCCACTTTCTGCACTAACTTGATCTTTTGAAAATCCGATTCATTTGAACGATAAGTCGATTCTGTCCAAGATCCCGAATCGACATAGTCGTAGAACATCTTCGGTACACAGCGTTTAGCTAAAATTCGTAAATCTTCAATATTGGTAATGGTTGTCATAATCTACTAGCTCTAATGAATTGATAAATCGAAATAATGCTTTAAATGATGCTTTAAATAATCCTTTGAATAAATAAACATATTACTATTCGTAAAGAATTCACAGATTTTTACTATACTTCGGAATAATGCGCATGACAATCATTCTATACTTGAATAAGGCCTCTTGTATTCAATGTTAGATTTAAAGAGGATACTGTAACTAGTCATCAAAAATTGTATAAAGACAATCACCCTCTGCAAATCTTCTTCAAAACTTTTTAATTTATCTCTTTCAATTGTTTAACTATTCAAAGATACTTGCTAGAATCCGCCTAAAGCGTATAATTTGAGCAATATTTCACAAAAATTATAAGGGATTATCCTATGTCGAATGCTCAAAGATCTCCTCGACTATTACGTTCGATTTTAGTCATCACAACTGCTTTACTTTTTACAACACAGGTTTATGCAGCAGATACCCGTACACATCAACAAAAAGCAGAAGATGAGGAGAAAACCTGGTTTAAGATCGGTACATCGCCGGGCAATTTAGCTGATATGACGCGCGACATCTTTATTCCGACGTTTGAAGCGCAGGAAGATCCTACGTATCGCCTCGATCTCACAACGGTACTTGATGTAGGAATTGCCAATGTCAGCGTTGAGCAGAAAACGCTCGATTTCAATATTGTGCAACATAAACTTAGCATGGAAAAATTCAATGAGGAACAAGATAGTATTCTCTATCCTTTAGCACAGGTGCCGACTGTACCCTATGGACTCTATCCCGGTAGATTAAAGCGCTTAACCGATATAAAACAAGGTGCAACGATTGCCATTCCTTCTGGACCGATCGATTTTGCACGTGGTTTACGGATGTTAGAAAATCTTGGCTGGATTCAATTGCGCACGGATCTTGTAGATCCTTATTCTGCCGATATCAAAGATATTATCAATAATCCTTATCATATTGAAATTAAAAAAGTTCCCGTCTCTAGCATTGCCTCTAGAGAGCGTATTTATGATTATCGGATCATTACCGGCACCTATGCGTATGATGCGAAAATTCCCCTTTCAGAGATGCTCTATCAAGAGCCTGGTCGTGACTTCATCAATTGGATCGTAATCAACCAAGAGAATCGTGAGAAACCTTGGGTTAAGTTGATGCAGAAAATTGCCGATTCTGCGGAATTTAAAGCCTATAGTTATGAGAAATTCCCAGGATTTCTCTATCCTTCAAGTTGGGAGAAGAACCCAAAGCGGTAAAATTCCTTTCAAAGATGTGCCTATTGAAATCCTAAAGCGCATCACCATTCACAAGAAGTCAAGTCTAACCGCTTGGCTTTTTTTATTGCATAAAATTATGACCTTTTACAATTGTTTACACTCAAATTCGCCATTAAGAGTTGACCTGATACATAAAAATAACATATACATATATGTATTGTTATACATCGTGATAAATAGATATAACGTATGTATGTAGTAATATTTTACCGATAGATTGCCGATTTGATCACAGCTTGCGGGCACAACAGCTAAAGCGTTTATTTTCTCTCCAAAAACAGAGAAAAACTCTCCCTCTTAGATGCTCAATCGGTTTATGGATGTTCAAATCCATCAGAATCTATCTCAGATTTGAAAGGATATTTACCGAAGGAGCCCTATATGTCACAGATTCCCGCTCAATCAACCGCTACAATAACTGCAACAGCGACTGCAACAACGACCGCGGATTTTACGCTGCCTATTCTCGACTTTTCTCTATTCCAAGCGGGTGGCGAAGCCAAACAACGTTTTATTGATGAGTTACGCTATACCGCGCATGAAATTGGATTTTTCTACCTTAAAAATCATGGTATCTCTCAAGATCTCATTAAAGAGGCGCAAGCACTCGGTAAAGCATTCTTTCAATTGCCCATTGAAGAGAAACGCGCCATTCAGATGATCTATTCTCCTCATTTTAGAGGTTATACTTGCCTACACGATGAGATTACGCGGGAACAACCCGATAGCCGAGAGCAGTTTGATTTTATGGCCGAATATGAGGCTATTCCTCTTGAAAAAATTCCAGCAAATCAACCTTGGTTACGCCTTCAAGGCCCAAATCAATGGCCAGAAAGTCTTCCTCGCTTTAAGGCGGTTTTTGAACAATTGCAAGCAGAACAGACAGAATTGGCTAAATCAATGCTCTCTGCTTTTGCACTGGCTTTAGGGCAACCAGAGGATTTCTTCGCCGGAACCTATGCTCATCAGCCTTCAGCGATGAGTAAAGTGATTCATTATCCCGGTGTTGGCGGTATTCAGGGCGTCGGCGCTCACAAGGATTCGGATTTTATTACCTTTGTGCAGCAAGATGAAACGGCCGGCTTAGAAGTCCTTTATCGCGATGAATGGATCGTAGCAGAGCCCATTGAGGGTACTTTTGTGGTCAATATTGGCGAGCT contains:
- the metH gene encoding methionine synthase, with the translated sequence MDVAAQLRSLVTQRILILDGAMGTMIQKHRLEEADFRGERFADWPQDLKGNNDLLSITQPDIIRNIHRAYLEAGADLLETNTFNATRMSMADYGMEALAYELNFAGAQLAKEACAEYSTPEKPRFVVGVLGPTSKTASISPDVNDPGFRNTSFDALVEGYLEALAGLMDGGSDILMVETIFDTLNAKAALFAIETIFETRNIRLPVMISGTITDASGRTLSGQTTEAFYNALRHIRPFSIGLNCALGPDMLRNYVAELSRISEFYLSAHANAGLPNAFGEYDLGPAEMAAEMAEWAKSGFLNIVGGCCGTTPEHIAQIAAKVAGIAPRVPEEKPKSLRLSGLEACNLTIGQSLFANVGERTNITGSLRFKRLIKEKNYTEALEVARDQVENGAQIIDINMDEGMLDSKAEMVTFLNLIASEPDISKVPIMVDSSKWEILEVGLKCIQGKGIVNSISMKEGLEPFIAQAKLAKKYGAAIVVMAFDEDGQADNYERRVEICSKAYHILVNEVGFPAEDIIFDPNVFAVATGIPEHNRYGLDFLEATKWIRENLPYVHISGGISNVSFSFRGNNFVREAIHAVFLYHAIARGLSMGIVNAGQLALYEDIPQELRDGIEDVLFDRNPEASERLLELAQKYQGEGAERKEENLAWRELPVGERLTHALVNGIDSYIEEDTELARQSFARPIEVIEGPLMTGMNVVGDLFGDGKMFLPQVVKSARVMKRAVAYLIPFIEEEKKKFGDTSQSNGKILMATVKGDVHDIGKNIVGVVLQCNNFEVIDMGVMVPTPAIIEKALAEKVDVIGLSGLITPSLEEMVGFAKEMERLGLDIPVMIGGATTSLAHTAVRIAPQYSHTVIHVRDASRSVGVAQSLISPELRDEFKRNVKADYEKRRKAYLERQRDIKLIPFNQAVENKLTLTFDAIVKPKQLGIFEFEVPLSELVDTIDWTPFFASWQLRGKFPDLLQDEVIGEEATKVYHDAQKMLTQILEGNWLTAKAVIGLFPAQNAGESTILFTDESRTEELACLHHLRQQTERPNGMPNRSLADFVGEEDYIGAFACTAGIGIEPYIEAFEAEHDDYSAIMLKALADRFAESLAEYLHKKVRREYWGYAADETLDNDALIREEYRGIRPAPGYPACPEHTEKATLWELLTPTERIGLEITDSFAMYPQAAVSGWYFAHPEAGYFGVGKIGRDQVKDYANRKGWDLKEAEKWLAPNLGYEPEE
- the metF gene encoding methylenetetrahydrofolate reductase: MSAQYVELLNQNLAELPKDVNVSFEFFPPNSEQMVTTLWNSIERLKVLKPQFVSVTYGANASTRDRTHKVIQDIVTQTDLTAVPHLTCIDTSKEELNEIADNYWDLGIRQILALRGDLPKGADNPGIYADHLVSLLKKRHDFDISVAAYPEVHPDAKNAQADLLHLKRKIDAGANLAISQFFFDIDAFLRFRDRCVAVGIEAEIVPGILPVSNYESLVKFAGPLNVKIPSWLHKRYEGLEQDPETRNLVGASIAIDMVRVLRNEGIKDFHFYTLNRSELTYAICHTLGLRPQA
- a CDS encoding isopenicillin N synthase family dioxygenase yields the protein MSQIPAQSTATITATATATTTADFTLPILDFSLFQAGGEAKQRFIDELRYTAHEIGFFYLKNHGISQDLIKEAQALGKAFFQLPIEEKRAIQMIYSPHFRGYTCLHDEITREQPDSREQFDFMAEYEAIPLEKIPANQPWLRLQGPNQWPESLPRFKAVFEQLQAEQTELAKSMLSAFALALGQPEDFFAGTYAHQPSAMSKVIHYPGVGGIQGVGAHKDSDFITFVQQDETAGLEVLYRDEWIVAEPIEGTFVVNIGELLEVATQGYLKATLHRVAPTPVGRSRFSIAYFLTSQLDATVPLVTLPEALQGKAFSVTQDPKNPLFTEVGKNFLKGRLRSHPDVAKHFYQDIRIEEI
- a CDS encoding MetQ/NlpA family ABC transporter substrate-binding protein; translated protein: MSNAQRSPRLLRSILVITTALLFTTQVYAADTRTHQQKAEDEEKTWFKIGTSPGNLADMTRDIFIPTFEAQEDPTYRLDLTTVLDVGIANVSVEQKTLDFNIVQHKLSMEKFNEEQDSILYPLAQVPTVPYGLYPGRLKRLTDIKQGATIAIPSGPIDFARGLRMLENLGWIQLRTDLVDPYSADIKDIINNPYHIEIKKVPVSSIASRERIYDYRIITGTYAYDAKIPLSEMLYQEPGRDFINWIVINQENREKPWVKLMQKIADSAEFKAYSYEKFPGFLYPSSWEKNPKR
- a CDS encoding alpha-hydroxy acid oxidase, translated to MTTITNIEDLRILAKRCVPKMFYDYVDSGSWTESTYRSNESDFQKIKLVQKVARNMENRNLKREMLGIEMSMPLSIAPTGLVGMVHPDGEILAARAAAEFGIRYTLSTMSIASLEDIKREVNKPFWFQLYVMRDRKFMRSLIERAKEAGCDALVITLDLQMIGQRHKDIKNGLSVPPKPTLRNWINLLTKQRWCWSMLKTKRRQFGNIVGYVDGIDDPSSLSSWTSQQFDPSLNWDDIAWIKEAWGGKIILKGILDAEDAKLANSVGADAIVVSNHGGRQLDGALSSIAVLPSIVEALKGTSTEVFIDSGIRSGQDLLKAVALGAKGGMIGRAYLYGLGAMGQEGVTKALELMRNELDVSMAFCGETDVNNVGRHILVPSTIPDPFK